The following proteins are co-located in the Marinomonas profundi genome:
- the fabV gene encoding enoyl-ACP reductase FabV codes for MIIKPKIRGFICTTTHPVGCEQNVREQIAFTKSKGAVENGPKKVLVIGASSGYGLSSRIAAAFGSGAATIGVFFEKPGTDKKTGTAGWYNSAAFDKIAKEEGLYAKSINGDAFSNDARATVIDLIKQDLGEVDMVVYSLASPVRKLPDTGEVVRSVLKPIGETYRSTAIDTNKDVIIEAEIEPATEEEVAATTTVMGGQDWELWMSALQEAGVLAEGVRTVAYSYIGSDITWPIYWHGALGKAKEDLDRASAAINAQLATLGGGANVAVLKSVVTQASSAIPVMPLYLAMVFKVMREKGLHEGCMDQIYRLFSERLYNNHTPAELTDDMNRLRLDDWELREDVQQACRDLWPQINDANLFAETDYQLYKDEFLKLFGFGLDGVDYDADANPEADFDVITL; via the coding sequence ATGATCATAAAGCCAAAGATTCGCGGATTTATTTGTACCACAACACACCCAGTAGGCTGTGAGCAAAATGTAAGAGAGCAAATTGCTTTTACTAAAAGCAAAGGCGCCGTTGAAAATGGCCCTAAAAAAGTACTCGTAATCGGTGCGTCAAGTGGTTATGGCTTGTCTTCTCGTATCGCAGCAGCGTTTGGTTCTGGCGCGGCGACGATCGGTGTTTTCTTTGAAAAGCCTGGTACGGATAAAAAAACCGGCACGGCAGGTTGGTATAATTCTGCGGCGTTTGACAAAATTGCCAAAGAAGAAGGTTTGTACGCTAAAAGTATTAATGGCGATGCTTTTTCAAATGACGCTCGCGCAACCGTTATTGACCTCATTAAGCAAGACCTTGGTGAAGTGGACATGGTGGTTTATTCGTTGGCGTCTCCTGTGCGTAAGCTGCCAGACACGGGTGAAGTGGTTCGTTCTGTTCTTAAGCCGATTGGTGAAACCTACCGTTCTACGGCGATTGATACCAATAAAGATGTGATTATCGAAGCGGAAATCGAGCCAGCGACAGAAGAAGAAGTTGCGGCCACGACAACGGTAATGGGCGGCCAAGATTGGGAGCTTTGGATGTCGGCGTTGCAAGAAGCGGGTGTTCTAGCGGAAGGTGTTCGTACGGTTGCTTACTCTTACATTGGCTCTGATATTACGTGGCCAATTTATTGGCATGGCGCATTGGGCAAGGCAAAAGAGGATTTGGATCGTGCTTCTGCGGCCATTAATGCTCAGTTGGCGACGCTTGGTGGCGGTGCGAATGTGGCGGTATTGAAGTCTGTTGTGACGCAAGCGTCTTCTGCTATTCCTGTGATGCCATTGTACTTGGCGATGGTCTTTAAAGTGATGCGTGAAAAAGGTCTTCATGAAGGTTGTATGGACCAGATTTATCGTCTGTTTTCTGAACGTTTGTACAATAACCACACCCCAGCTGAGTTGACAGACGATATGAATCGTCTTCGTCTTGATGACTGGGAATTGCGTGAAGATGTGCAGCAAGCTTGTCGTGATCTTTGGCCACAAATTAATGATGCGAACTTGTTTGCAGAAACTGATTATCAGCTTTATAAAGACGAGTTTTTGAAATTGTTTGGCTTTGGTTTGGATGGTGTTGATTATGATGCGGACGCCAATCCAGAAGCAGACTTTGATGTGATTACTCTCTAA